A stretch of the Candidatus Omnitrophota bacterium genome encodes the following:
- a CDS encoding TIGR00730 family Rossman fold protein has protein sequence MANIKGIDFTQEDPWRVFRIMGEFVEGFEELSKVGPAVTVFGSARTKPNDKYYKLAEEIAYKLAKLKYAVITGAGPGIMEAANKGAMRAKGKSIGLNIHIPIVQKPNPFVNHLIDFKYFFCRKVMFVKYAKAFVVMPGGFGTLDEFFEAVTLIQTERIQPFPVILVGSDYWKDIVQWIKNTLVKKGLISGHEFNLFQIADSADKVIRIIRGYYKK, from the coding sequence ATGGCTAATATAAAAGGTATAGACTTTACACAGGAAGACCCATGGCGTGTATTCAGGATAATGGGAGAATTTGTTGAAGGTTTTGAAGAACTCTCCAAGGTAGGCCCTGCCGTGACGGTATTCGGTTCGGCGCGCACCAAACCTAATGATAAATACTATAAATTGGCCGAGGAGATCGCTTATAAGCTGGCCAAATTAAAATACGCTGTCATTACAGGCGCCGGCCCCGGGATAATGGAGGCGGCCAACAAAGGGGCCATGAGAGCAAAGGGCAAATCAATCGGGCTTAATATCCACATACCCATCGTGCAAAAACCCAATCCATTTGTTAACCATCTTATTGACTTCAAATATTTCTTCTGCCGCAAGGTCATGTTTGTTAAATACGCCAAGGCCTTTGTTGTCATGCCCGGCGGTTTCGGAACGCTTGATGAGTTTTTTGAGGCCGTAACACTCATTCAGACAGAAAGGATACAGCCTTTTCCCGTTATCCTGGTAGGCTCCGATTACTGGAAAGATATTGTGCAATGGATAAAAAACACCCTCGTTAAAAAAGGGCTTATCAGCGGCCATGAATTCAATTTGTTCCAAATAGCGGATTCGGCGGATAAGGTCATCCGCATAATACGCGGCTATTACAAAAAGTAA
- a CDS encoding secondary thiamine-phosphate synthase enzyme YjbQ — translation MRVEVFRIQLNTKGNNDIIDITADIAARLTESGLKKGIACVSVIGSTASITTMEYEPALVTDMKRLFEKIAPSGVGYEHDKTWGDANGYSHLRASLLGPSVTIPFEDGGLCLGTWQQIVLLDFDNRHRKRDIRLHFTGV, via the coding sequence ATGCGAGTTGAGGTATTCAGGATACAGCTTAACACCAAAGGAAATAATGACATTATTGACATCACAGCGGATATTGCCGCAAGGCTTACTGAAAGCGGGCTAAAAAAAGGCATTGCCTGCGTATCGGTTATCGGCTCAACAGCATCTATTACCACCATGGAATACGAACCCGCGCTTGTAACCGATATGAAGCGTCTTTTTGAAAAAATCGCGCCGTCTGGCGTGGGCTATGAACACGATAAGACATGGGGCGATGCCAACGGCTATTCGCATCTAAGGGCTTCGCTTCTTGGGCCATCGGTAACCATACCGTTTGAGGATGGGGGATTATGCCTTGGAACGTGGCAGCAGATTGTTTTGCTTGATTTTGATAATCGTCACAGAAAAAGAGACATCAGGCTCCATTTTACAGGAGTATAG
- a CDS encoding endonuclease III domain-containing protein codes for MPCLKKNLISNPGQKAVIIQIYNLLFKSYGRQNWWPAKSPFEVIIGAILTQNTNWSNVEKAIKGLRRKGLLSPPALRKAKLGTIASAIRPSGYYNMKAVKLKCFLHFLFSEHKGRVSNMRISDTALLRARLLEVKGIGPETCDSILLYALDKPVFVVDAYTRRLAGCMGLADDTKSYDFISKMFMDNLPRDTRLFNEYHALIVRHAKNTCRKKPICSQCVLRKLKGTAHAS; via the coding sequence ATGCCTTGCCTTAAAAAAAATCTTATCTCAAACCCCGGCCAAAAAGCCGTAATAATTCAAATATATAATTTACTATTCAAGTCATACGGCAGGCAGAACTGGTGGCCTGCCAAAAGCCCCTTTGAGGTAATTATAGGCGCCATACTTACGCAAAACACCAATTGGTCCAATGTGGAAAAGGCCATAAAAGGCCTTCGGCGCAAAGGCCTTTTATCGCCTCCTGCCTTAAGGAAAGCAAAGTTAGGGACAATCGCTTCGGCCATCAGGCCCAGCGGATATTATAATATGAAGGCCGTAAAGCTTAAATGTTTTCTACATTTTCTTTTTTCCGAGCATAAGGGCCGCGTCAGCAATATGCGGATATCGGATACGGCTTTACTGCGCGCAAGGCTTCTTGAGGTAAAGGGCATAGGCCCTGAAACCTGCGATTCCATACTGCTTTACGCGCTTGATAAGCCTGTCTTTGTAGTTGACGCTTACACAAGAAGGCTTGCCGGCTGTATGGGCCTTGCCGATGATACCAAAAGCTATGATTTTATAAGCAAAATGTTTATGGATAATCTTCCCCGAGATACCCGGCTTTTCAATGAATATCATGCCCTGATAGTGCGGCATGCCAAAAACACCTGTAGAAAAAAACCTATATGTTCTCAATGCGTCCTGCGTAAATTGAAAGGCACAGCCCATGCGAGTTGA
- a CDS encoding ATP-dependent DNA helicase: METADNLGKYYKKLNKAQAEVVDKTDGPLLVLAGPGTGKTELLSVRAAAIISKKGIKPENILVLTYTNAAAKAMKQRLVKILGRGGYDIEAGTFHSFANSVILESDEAREYTQDRIMISDFENVKLMEYILDNTEGIDPIRPFRSAYMYKKSILEAISEIKKEGISFAEFETIAGQAKADDIYLSDKDLPRILALAKVYKLYEEYKSGKNKAILDERGRYDYDDMILFSTKALRENHALKKALREQYRYIMVDEFQDTNGAQLGLLMELAGEGEPNLCCVGDDDQSIFRFQGASLGNFKLLKEAYPGIETISLKENYRSAEEIIKVSEKLINFLPADERIAAKQLLPNKNYKDKVIEFREFSTESEELLFIVKRVEELKAAIEKSADISAEDKKAPYNNIAVLVRKRSDILKIVDAFLAAGIPYATDGKEDISGEKRVRQMIDIIMLADSSRTEALAEKDTLLFGVLTSDYMQIPLSDVLLVINRVKSMRADRQDPRPRQEITFFREFMDIFDAADIDLGFDDNKEACLGAVKKYSFKNPLALQRAAWAIKRFIRNANSLPAHTALLQYIDDIGLFRFILKSYIDDQVLRIRDLRALGSFVNLVREDDVNRPAAKLSELVDMLNTLKEHGMALQGRLVSMSQNGVRVFTAHGSKGLEFYSVIIPFCVQDKNWPVKHRISLIPLPPEIYKTRERAHDKAKKRELASHDETRLFYVASTRAKSHLIYTASPAEGDISSAYLQLIGIDRDNISQEADEELIIGRSLFVSNKQDPFIGTEDILSDLVSNLTLNPTSLNNYINCKRRFLYNDVLRLPSGKKLSLVFGNCVHKGLEDVYDFFRKKKKFPDYDFFKAAFFKELQYQGPEEAIRLRCAEHVNSLKDWYTKESINPVMPLGLENKLSILLGDDLVFTGKYDKTESIAGTDTLIRVVDYKTGKPDEHVKKLSSGTKDLSSAECEGYLRQLIAYKLLYDNDKSSGAKKVAEGMLVFVEPAKTSNKKHGLKIGEHVRISLKITDDMVSELECVVKDSWKSIKQLCFDKLPEYDKSKEKCGNCDYKHICWPNQPLL; the protein is encoded by the coding sequence ATGGAAACCGCGGATAATTTAGGCAAATATTATAAAAAATTAAATAAAGCCCAGGCAGAGGTCGTTGATAAGACAGACGGCCCCTTGCTTGTTTTGGCAGGCCCGGGCACGGGAAAAACCGAACTTTTATCGGTAAGGGCGGCGGCCATTATCAGCAAAAAAGGAATAAAGCCCGAGAATATCCTTGTGCTGACATATACCAATGCCGCGGCCAAGGCGATGAAACAGCGCCTTGTAAAGATACTCGGCCGGGGCGGTTATGATATTGAGGCAGGCACATTTCACAGCTTTGCCAATTCCGTGATACTTGAATCCGATGAGGCGCGCGAATACACGCAAGACAGGATAATGATATCTGATTTTGAAAATGTAAAGCTTATGGAATATATATTGGACAATACCGAGGGAATTGACCCTATCAGGCCTTTTAGAAGCGCCTATATGTATAAAAAATCAATACTTGAGGCCATAAGCGAAATTAAAAAAGAGGGCATTAGCTTTGCCGAGTTTGAAACGATAGCAGGCCAGGCCAAGGCGGATGATATTTATTTATCAGACAAAGACCTTCCGAGAATACTGGCCCTGGCAAAGGTCTATAAACTTTACGAGGAATACAAGTCGGGTAAAAATAAAGCCATTCTTGATGAGAGAGGAAGATATGATTACGACGACATGATATTGTTTTCCACAAAAGCTCTTAGAGAAAATCACGCGCTTAAAAAAGCCCTTCGGGAACAATACCGTTATATTATGGTTGATGAGTTTCAGGATACCAACGGCGCGCAGTTGGGCCTGCTTATGGAGCTGGCCGGCGAAGGAGAGCCCAATCTCTGCTGTGTAGGAGACGATGACCAGTCAATATTTCGTTTTCAGGGGGCGAGCCTGGGTAATTTTAAGCTGTTGAAAGAGGCTTATCCGGGCATTGAGACAATATCTCTTAAAGAAAATTACCGCTCGGCAGAGGAAATAATAAAGGTTTCCGAAAAACTAATCAATTTCCTGCCCGCGGATGAAAGGATAGCGGCAAAACAGCTTCTGCCCAACAAAAATTACAAAGACAAGGTGATAGAGTTTCGCGAATTTTCAACTGAATCGGAAGAACTTCTTTTTATCGTAAAACGCGTTGAAGAACTTAAAGCCGCTATTGAGAAATCAGCGGATATATCCGCAGAAGATAAAAAAGCCCCTTACAATAATATTGCCGTCCTTGTAAGAAAAAGGTCCGACATATTAAAGATTGTTGACGCCTTCCTTGCCGCGGGTATACCCTACGCGACAGACGGCAAAGAGGACATCAGCGGCGAAAAAAGGGTAAGGCAAATGATTGATATCATAATGCTTGCCGATTCCTCCAGGACTGAAGCTCTGGCCGAAAAAGACACTCTTTTATTCGGCGTGCTTACAAGCGATTATATGCAAATACCCCTTTCCGACGTCCTGCTGGTCATTAACCGCGTAAAATCCATGCGCGCGGACAGGCAGGATCCCAGGCCCAGGCAGGAAATAACTTTTTTCAGGGAATTTATGGATATATTTGACGCCGCCGATATTGACTTAGGCTTTGACGACAATAAGGAGGCCTGTCTTGGGGCTGTCAAAAAATACAGTTTTAAAAATCCTTTGGCCCTGCAGAGGGCGGCATGGGCCATAAAGAGGTTTATCCGCAACGCGAATTCATTGCCCGCTCATACCGCGCTTCTGCAATACATAGACGACATAGGCCTGTTTCGCTTTATCCTCAAGTCATATATTGACGATCAGGTCCTGCGTATACGCGACCTGCGAGCTTTGGGTTCTTTTGTAAATCTTGTAAGAGAAGACGATGTCAACAGGCCTGCCGCCAAGTTGAGTGAGCTCGTGGATATGCTCAATACGCTTAAAGAACACGGCATGGCCCTGCAGGGAAGGCTTGTGTCAATGAGCCAGAACGGAGTCCGCGTATTCACAGCTCACGGCTCAAAAGGTCTTGAATTTTATTCTGTCATAATACCGTTTTGTGTTCAGGACAAGAATTGGCCGGTAAAGCACAGGATTTCGCTGATACCGCTTCCTCCGGAAATTTATAAAACCCGCGAAAGAGCCCACGACAAGGCCAAAAAACGCGAGCTTGCCTCCCATGATGAGACAAGGCTGTTTTATGTCGCCTCAACACGGGCCAAGTCGCATCTTATTTATACGGCAAGCCCTGCCGAAGGCGATATAAGCAGTGCGTATCTTCAGCTCATAGGCATTGACAGGGATAATATCAGCCAGGAGGCCGATGAAGAGCTGATAATAGGAAGGAGCCTCTTTGTTTCCAATAAACAGGACCCTTTTATCGGCACGGAGGATATCCTTTCGGACCTGGTATCAAATCTAACGCTTAATCCCACAAGCCTTAATAATTACATAAACTGCAAACGCAGGTTTTTGTATAATGATGTCCTGCGCCTTCCATCGGGTAAAAAACTAAGCCTGGTATTTGGAAACTGTGTCCACAAAGGCCTTGAAGATGTATATGATTTCTTTAGAAAAAAGAAAAAATTTCCGGATTATGATTTTTTTAAGGCGGCTTTTTTTAAAGAACTCCAATACCAGGGGCCTGAAGAAGCCATAAGGCTAAGATGCGCCGAACACGTCAATTCATTAAAAGACTGGTATACAAAAGAATCTATAAATCCGGTCATGCCTTTGGGCCTTGAAAACAAGCTGTCAATACTTTTGGGTGATGATCTCGTTTTTACCGGTAAATACGATAAAACCGAATCAATAGCCGGCACGGACACGCTTATAAGGGTGGTTGACTACAAGACAGGCAAGCCTGACGAACACGTCAAAAAACTCTCATCCGGCACCAAAGACCTTTCAAGCGCTGAATGTGAAGGTTATCTAAGACAGCTTATAGCGTATAAATTGCTTTATGATAACGATAAGTCGTCTGGGGCAAAAAAAGTCGCCGAAGGAATGCTTGTCTTTGTTGAGCCGGCAAAAACTTCAAATAAAAAACACGGGCTTAAGATAGGCGAGCATGTCAGGATAAGCCTGAAAATAACGGATGATATGGTGTCGGAGCTTGAATGTGTTGTTAAAGACTCCTGGAAATCCATAAAACAGCTATGCTTTGATAAACTGCCGGAATACGATAAATCAAAAGAAAAATGCGGCAATTGCGATTATAAGCATATCTGCTGGCCTAACCAACCGTTACTTTAA